Proteins encoded within one genomic window of uncultured Draconibacterium sp.:
- a CDS encoding CocE/NonD family hydrolase: MKRNYLLFLVVSLLLISVHVKAEDADSLYVATHYNESEYFIEMRDGVKLFTVVYTPKDESKTYPMLMNRTCYNVDGTRNNKLRAPSGYLIRGGYILVYQDVRGRYMSGGTFDNMRPNIPGNDVKNKKDIDESSDTYDTIDWLIKNIKGNNGRVGIYGISYPGHYSAAALLDAHPALKAASPQAPISDFFFDDFHHQGAFLQSYMAAFPVFGYQKDSLTNKAWYGDKMMRLYKDRPANGYEFNLALGPLKNITKKYHYDNFFWNQVVEHPNYDEFWQKRSILPHLKDINPAVLTVGGWFDAEDLFGPINIYKTIQHNDPDAKSTIVMGPWTHGGWSRERGQQTINHIYFGDSISTFFQREMEKPFFDYYLKDDGKMTLPEAYMFDTGLKEWKKYDEWPPKDVAPVTFSFGENGKLLMNKDADADAEFSYVSDPSKPVPYRSEIEGLTFTPRLFMTDDQRHASYRPDVLTFKTDILDKDVTIAGEILAQLVVSMTGTDADFVVKLIDVYPDDFPNYEHNPKNIKMGGYQQLVRHEVFRGRFRDSYSDPKPFELGVPTNVTVPLQDVLHTFKKGHRIMIQIHSTWFPYIDRNPQKYVDNIYKANEDDFIKSEITIHGMSTVKAGGDLPTIELLEKVD, encoded by the coding sequence ATGAAGCGTAATTATTTGTTATTTCTGGTAGTTTCCCTGTTATTAATTTCTGTTCATGTTAAGGCTGAAGATGCCGATTCTCTTTATGTGGCTACGCATTACAACGAATCGGAATACTTTATTGAAATGCGCGACGGAGTGAAATTATTTACGGTGGTTTATACTCCAAAAGACGAATCGAAAACTTATCCGATGTTGATGAACCGTACGTGTTACAATGTTGACGGGACACGAAATAACAAACTCAGAGCGCCATCGGGTTACCTGATTCGTGGCGGATATATTCTGGTTTACCAGGATGTTCGCGGTCGTTACATGTCGGGCGGAACTTTCGATAACATGCGCCCCAATATTCCGGGAAACGATGTAAAGAACAAAAAGGACATTGATGAAAGTTCGGATACTTACGACACCATCGACTGGTTGATAAAAAATATTAAAGGTAATAACGGCAGGGTAGGGATTTACGGTATTTCGTACCCCGGGCATTACAGTGCAGCGGCATTACTTGATGCACATCCGGCTTTAAAAGCTGCGTCGCCACAGGCACCAATTTCTGATTTCTTTTTCGACGACTTCCATCACCAGGGGGCATTTTTGCAGTCGTACATGGCAGCTTTTCCGGTGTTTGGTTACCAGAAAGATTCGTTGACCAACAAAGCCTGGTACGGCGATAAAATGATGCGTTTATACAAAGATCGTCCTGCGAATGGTTATGAATTTAACCTGGCACTGGGACCGCTAAAAAATATTACAAAAAAATACCATTACGATAACTTTTTCTGGAATCAGGTAGTGGAACATCCTAACTACGACGAGTTTTGGCAAAAACGTTCTATTCTGCCACATCTGAAAGATATTAATCCTGCGGTACTAACTGTTGGTGGTTGGTTTGATGCTGAAGACCTGTTCGGGCCGATAAACATTTATAAAACCATTCAGCATAACGATCCGGATGCAAAAAGCACCATTGTGATGGGGCCGTGGACACATGGTGGCTGGTCGCGCGAACGTGGACAGCAAACCATAAATCATATTTACTTTGGCGACAGTATTTCTACTTTCTTTCAGCGTGAAATGGAGAAACCATTCTTTGATTATTACCTGAAAGATGATGGAAAAATGACGTTGCCGGAAGCTTATATGTTCGATACAGGACTAAAAGAGTGGAAAAAATACGACGAGTGGCCACCAAAAGATGTGGCGCCTGTTACTTTTTCGTTTGGTGAAAATGGTAAATTGCTGATGAACAAGGATGCGGATGCAGATGCTGAATTCAGCTATGTTAGCGATCCTTCAAAACCGGTTCCTTACCGATCAGAGATTGAAGGTTTAACTTTTACGCCTCGTCTGTTTATGACCGATGACCAGCGACATGCTTCATATCGTCCTGATGTATTGACTTTCAAAACCGATATTCTGGATAAAGATGTAACTATTGCCGGCGAAATTCTGGCGCAGTTGGTGGTTTCAATGACCGGTACTGATGCCGATTTTGTGGTGAAATTGATTGATGTTTATCCGGATGATTTCCCAAATTACGAGCATAATCCTAAAAATATTAAAATGGGTGGCTACCAGCAGTTGGTGCGTCACGAAGTGTTCCGTGGCCGTTTCCGCGACAGTTATTCCGATCCGAAACCTTTTGAGCTGGGAGTGCCAACTAATGTTACTGTTCCGCTTCAGGATGTGTTGCACACTTTCAAAAAAGGCCATCGCATTATGATTCAGATTCACAGTACATGGTTTCCTTATATCGACCGCAATCCGCAAAAATATGTCGACAATATTTACAAGGCCAATGAGGACGATTTTATCAAATCAGAAATTACCATTCATGGCATGTCAACTGTGAAAGCCGGTGGTGATTTGCCTACTATTGAGCTATTGGAAAAGGTGGATTAA
- the cas2 gene encoding CRISPR-associated endonuclease Cas2, with amino-acid sequence MQQTRLNAYHIMWLFVFFDLPVTTKKERRLATRFRKDLMKDGFSMMQFSVYNRHCASKESAEVHIKRVKSFIPERGQVSILTVTDKQYGNIINVWGNKSSPMPEGPKQLEMF; translated from the coding sequence ATGCAACAAACCCGGCTTAACGCCTATCATATTATGTGGTTATTTGTTTTTTTCGACCTCCCGGTTACTACCAAAAAGGAGCGCCGGCTGGCAACCCGTTTCCGGAAAGATTTGATGAAAGATGGTTTCTCGATGATGCAGTTTTCGGTATATAACCGGCATTGTGCCAGTAAAGAAAGCGCCGAGGTGCACATTAAACGTGTGAAAAGTTTTATTCCCGAACGAGGGCAGGTAAGCATCCTTACCGTTACCGATAAACAATACGGGAATATAATAAACGTATGGGGCAACAAATCGAGCCCAATGCCCGAAGGCCCCAAACAACTCGAAATGTTCTAA
- the cas1 gene encoding type II CRISPR-associated endonuclease Cas1 produces the protein MIKRTLFISNPYYLSLKNKQLQVSERGGMVIKNAPVEDIGFLVLDHPQISFSMKLVEELSEFNVATVFCDSKHMPSSMLLPLDAHHIQNELFRAQIVASEPLKKNLWKQTIEAKVKNQARLLDKLGKKSLQLKNIAKTIKSGDSDNREGFAARIYWTALLGKDFIRDRYGEPPNNFLNYGYILLRSAVARALAGSGLLATLGIHHRNRYNAFCLADDIMEPYRPYVDEIAYDLDQKYPGTFALEKEHKAELLQLMTADVKIGENKRPLMIALSQTTASLARCFAGEQRKIQYPVFE, from the coding sequence ATGATAAAACGTACACTATTCATTTCAAACCCCTATTACCTGTCGTTAAAAAACAAACAACTGCAGGTAAGCGAACGTGGCGGGATGGTAATAAAAAACGCACCGGTAGAAGACATAGGGTTCCTGGTACTCGACCATCCGCAAATATCGTTTTCCATGAAACTGGTGGAAGAACTAAGCGAATTTAATGTGGCTACGGTTTTTTGCGATAGCAAACACATGCCATCGTCGATGTTGCTTCCGCTTGATGCGCATCATATTCAAAACGAATTGTTCAGAGCGCAAATTGTTGCATCAGAGCCCTTAAAAAAGAATCTGTGGAAACAAACCATTGAAGCTAAGGTGAAAAATCAGGCCCGCTTACTTGATAAACTGGGAAAGAAAAGTTTACAGCTTAAAAATATTGCGAAAACAATTAAAAGTGGCGATAGTGATAACCGCGAAGGTTTTGCTGCACGGATTTACTGGACTGCCCTGCTGGGAAAAGACTTTATTCGCGACCGTTACGGCGAACCTCCCAATAATTTTTTGAATTACGGATATATACTGCTTCGGTCTGCTGTTGCACGTGCACTGGCCGGATCGGGCTTGCTGGCAACATTGGGTATTCATCACCGCAACCGCTACAATGCTTTTTGCTTGGCCGACGATATTATGGAGCCCTATCGCCCTTATGTAGATGAAATTGCTTATGATTTGGATCAAAAATATCCGGGGACATTTGCACTGGAAAAAGAGCATAAAGCTGAGTTGTTACAACTAATGACCGCCGACGTTAAAATAGGCGAAAACAAACGCCCTTTAATGATTGCCTTGTCGCAAACAACCGCCTCTCTGGCCCGCTGTTTTGCAGGCGAGCAACGTAAAATTCAATACCCGGTTTTTGAATAA
- the cas9 gene encoding type II CRISPR RNA-guided endonuclease Cas9 (Cas9, originally named Csn1, is the large, multifunctional signature protein of type II CRISPR/Cas systems. It is well known even to general audiences because its RNA-guided endonuclease activity has made it a popular tool for custom editing of eukaryotic genomes.) — protein MRIFQEGVKIEKGVEGSKAAERTAFRSARRIKYRRKVRKVNTLKVLSDYGYCPELDKEELKNWLYKKIYPQNELFKNWWKTDDKANKNPYYFRNLAITEKLDLSEEENRFAIGRAFYHMAQRRGFLSNRLEGTKESEGAVKKSIAEISKAKGNKTLGQYFYEKYHKGEKIRDTYTHRNEHYLEEFERISAFQELPADFVEKLRKAIFYQRPLKSQKGLIGKCVFEPNKPRCAVSRPEFEEYRMLCFLNNIKMKTPDDEKLRFLTAAEKEKVMPQFYRKSKEHFDFEDLAKQLAPKNQYKYFKARDINPEDWLLNFSMKTTVSGCPVSARLKDLFGDNFMDIRQEYTRESDGAKAFIDINDVWHVLYSFDSEEKLAGFARKRLGFNEDEVKEFLKIKLKQDYASLSLKAIRKILPYLRKGLIYSHAVFLANMEEIIPAEIWKNKANRDYIRDEIKLLIDTQNEEKQIIDIVNGSIKNARNDENSFVWSNEAEELFRNGLKKKINAHFGPKRYAGFEEEKKARIETKAFDLLKKQMQKNMGRGEFAKVHRIDDRVLTFITDNFEVDGENLSKIYHPSAIDVYKPPVKGKDGRYYLGSPMVSSIRNPMAMRAMHQLRKVINELIKEDIIDANTRIHIEMSRGLLNANERKATQNWQRENEARRKEYAAKIKEFLDGGEPSEEEILKYQLWEEQRHKCLYTGQEIRISDFLGANPRFDIEHTIPRSVSFDNSQANKTLCENAFNRSVKRNKIPSQLANHAEILERIEFWKEKYEELDKQINIAVRQSRGAQDKDSKDRAIQKRHKLAYERNYWRDKYQRFTMEDVPEGFKNSQLVDTGIITKYSRMYLKTYFDKVYTVKGNTVADFRRLWGIQDEYEKKERVNHIHHCIDAVAIACITKEQYENLAKFYHDWEDLHVQGVDHLPPVEKPWATFTEEVKAIEKEVLVSHYTPDVLPKQSKKKLRKRGKIQYNKQGEPIYQNGDTVRGSLHKETNYGAIKRPVLNKQGELEDKLVYAARKPVDSLTSADVKNIVDDAIRKIIEKGKKEEVRLKKELATAEKKLKDAEEQEEITNAQILIDSLKEQISRLYMIENKDGSFTPVKKVRCVAPMVTNPLENFKKHRDLSDKEYKQQYNVANDGNYGMAIYEGLDKRGNLKRDFVIINNLNAGKFFIGKSKENPIPELHPKTKYPFKYLLKAGMMFLLYKESKDKLPFHKNEELSKHLYKLVKMDRNGRLFFRPHIEARPAGELKEEYNYEANHYIEQLCLRVSKFNALVEGIDFKISPIGKITKL, from the coding sequence GTGCGTATTTTTCAGGAAGGAGTGAAAATAGAGAAAGGAGTAGAAGGCTCGAAAGCTGCTGAGCGCACAGCCTTTAGAAGTGCGCGTAGAATAAAATACCGGCGAAAAGTTCGTAAGGTAAATACTTTAAAAGTTTTATCAGATTACGGTTATTGTCCTGAGCTGGATAAAGAAGAATTAAAGAATTGGCTTTATAAAAAGATATATCCACAAAATGAATTATTTAAAAACTGGTGGAAAACAGATGATAAGGCAAATAAGAACCCGTATTATTTTCGAAATCTTGCGATTACTGAAAAACTGGATTTATCAGAAGAAGAAAACCGCTTTGCCATTGGCCGTGCATTTTATCATATGGCCCAGCGGCGTGGATTCCTGAGTAACCGGCTTGAAGGAACAAAAGAGAGTGAGGGGGCCGTAAAAAAATCAATAGCTGAAATTAGTAAGGCTAAAGGCAATAAAACCCTGGGACAGTATTTCTATGAAAAATACCACAAAGGCGAAAAAATAAGAGATACTTACACACATAGAAATGAGCATTACTTGGAAGAATTTGAACGAATTTCTGCATTCCAGGAGCTTCCTGCCGATTTTGTTGAAAAGCTGCGTAAAGCGATTTTCTACCAACGTCCGTTAAAATCGCAAAAAGGATTGATTGGGAAATGTGTTTTCGAACCAAACAAACCTCGTTGTGCCGTATCGCGTCCTGAATTTGAGGAATACCGGATGTTGTGTTTCCTGAATAATATTAAGATGAAAACGCCTGACGATGAAAAGTTACGTTTCCTTACTGCCGCAGAAAAGGAAAAAGTAATGCCTCAGTTTTATCGTAAAAGCAAAGAACATTTTGATTTTGAAGACTTAGCCAAACAGCTGGCACCTAAAAACCAATACAAGTATTTTAAGGCCCGCGATATTAATCCTGAAGACTGGTTGTTAAACTTTAGTATGAAAACGACTGTAAGTGGCTGCCCTGTTTCTGCACGGTTAAAAGATTTATTTGGCGACAATTTTATGGATATCCGGCAGGAATATACCCGTGAAAGCGATGGTGCAAAAGCTTTTATCGATATTAACGATGTTTGGCATGTATTGTATTCGTTTGACTCGGAAGAAAAACTTGCCGGTTTTGCCCGTAAACGTCTTGGTTTTAATGAAGATGAGGTTAAAGAGTTTTTAAAAATAAAGCTAAAACAAGATTACGCGTCGTTAAGCCTGAAAGCAATTCGGAAAATATTGCCATACCTGAGAAAAGGGCTGATATACTCTCATGCAGTATTTCTGGCAAATATGGAGGAAATAATTCCGGCAGAAATTTGGAAGAATAAAGCTAACCGGGATTATATACGCGATGAAATAAAGCTCTTAATCGACACCCAAAATGAAGAAAAACAAATAATTGACATTGTAAATGGTAGTATTAAAAATGCCCGGAATGATGAAAACAGCTTTGTTTGGAGTAACGAGGCTGAAGAATTATTTCGCAATGGTTTAAAGAAGAAAATAAACGCCCATTTTGGCCCAAAGCGCTATGCCGGATTTGAGGAAGAGAAAAAAGCAAGAATTGAAACAAAAGCATTTGATTTACTGAAAAAGCAAATGCAAAAAAATATGGGGCGGGGCGAATTTGCCAAAGTGCATCGGATAGACGACAGGGTATTAACTTTTATTACCGATAATTTTGAGGTTGACGGAGAAAATTTGTCGAAAATTTATCATCCTTCAGCTATTGATGTTTATAAACCACCGGTAAAAGGCAAAGACGGACGCTACTATTTGGGAAGCCCAATGGTTTCATCCATTCGGAACCCGATGGCCATGCGCGCCATGCACCAATTGCGAAAAGTGATTAACGAGCTGATAAAAGAAGATATAATTGATGCGAATACCCGGATTCATATCGAAATGTCGAGGGGCTTGTTAAATGCCAATGAACGCAAAGCTACCCAGAACTGGCAACGCGAAAATGAAGCCCGCAGAAAAGAATATGCAGCAAAAATAAAAGAGTTCCTGGATGGGGGAGAACCATCGGAAGAAGAAATACTGAAGTATCAGCTTTGGGAAGAGCAACGGCACAAATGTCTTTACACCGGGCAGGAAATTCGTATAAGTGATTTCCTGGGGGCCAATCCTCGCTTTGATATTGAGCATACCATTCCGCGAAGTGTGTCGTTCGATAATTCGCAAGCCAATAAAACACTCTGCGAAAATGCATTTAACCGCTCAGTGAAAAGAAATAAAATTCCATCACAGTTAGCAAATCATGCTGAAATTCTGGAACGGATTGAGTTCTGGAAAGAGAAATATGAAGAGTTGGATAAACAGATAAATATTGCAGTAAGGCAGTCGAGGGGAGCACAAGATAAGGACTCGAAAGACCGGGCCATTCAGAAACGGCATAAATTAGCTTACGAACGTAATTACTGGCGCGATAAATACCAGCGTTTTACGATGGAAGATGTGCCGGAAGGTTTTAAAAACAGCCAATTGGTAGATACCGGAATAATTACCAAGTATTCGCGAATGTATCTTAAAACCTATTTCGATAAAGTGTATACCGTAAAAGGCAATACCGTTGCCGATTTTAGGAGATTATGGGGAATTCAGGACGAGTACGAAAAGAAAGAACGTGTTAACCATATACACCACTGTATTGATGCGGTTGCCATTGCCTGTATTACAAAAGAGCAGTACGAGAACCTGGCAAAATTTTATCATGATTGGGAAGATTTGCATGTTCAGGGAGTTGACCATTTACCACCGGTAGAGAAACCCTGGGCAACATTTACAGAAGAGGTAAAAGCCATTGAGAAAGAAGTACTGGTTTCGCATTATACGCCCGATGTTCTTCCGAAACAGAGTAAAAAGAAATTACGGAAACGTGGTAAGATTCAGTACAATAAACAAGGAGAGCCCATATATCAGAATGGAGATACTGTTCGCGGAAGTTTGCATAAAGAGACAAACTACGGGGCAATAAAAAGACCAGTGTTGAATAAACAAGGAGAACTGGAAGATAAATTGGTTTATGCTGCTAGAAAACCAGTTGATTCGCTAACTTCTGCAGATGTTAAGAATATTGTAGATGATGCAATCCGTAAAATAATAGAGAAGGGGAAGAAAGAAGAAGTTCGGTTAAAAAAAGAATTGGCAACAGCAGAAAAGAAGCTTAAAGATGCAGAGGAACAGGAAGAAATTACCAATGCTCAGATTTTGATTGATAGCCTGAAGGAGCAAATATCTCGTTTATATATGATTGAAAACAAGGATGGTAGTTTTACTCCTGTAAAAAAAGTACGTTGTGTTGCTCCGATGGTCACAAATCCGCTTGAAAATTTTAAGAAACACCGCGATTTGTCTGACAAAGAGTATAAACAACAGTATAATGTTGCTAACGATGGAAATTATGGAATGGCAATTTATGAGGGATTGGATAAACGGGGAAATTTAAAGCGGGATTTCGTAATTATTAATAATTTAAATGCAGGGAAGTTTTTTATTGGAAAGAGTAAGGAAAATCCAATACCTGAACTTCATCCAAAAACAAAATATCCGTTTAAATATCTTCTAAAAGCAGGTATGATGTTTCTGCTGTATAAAGAGAGTAAAGACAAATTACCATTTCATAAAAATGAGGAGTTGAGTAAGCATTTGTATAAGCTTGTAAAAATGGATCGAAATGGGAGACTGTTTTTTAGACCACATATAGAAGCTCGTCCAGCAGGGGAATTAAAGGAAGAGTATAATTATGAGGCTAATCATTACATCGAACAACTTTGTTTACGTGTTAGTAAGTTTAATGCTCTTGTCGAAGGCATCGACTTTAAGATATCTCCAATTGGAAAAATAACTAAATTATAA
- a CDS encoding TetR/AcrR family transcriptional regulator produces the protein MPRSPEQFDDIRKQKKHLIMETALGLFAENGYHATSISQIAAKAKISKGLTYNYFKSKKEILDELMEHGFNEIYDNLDINHDGILTQEEFIYFIRQNFKLLRENIQHWKLFFSLLLQPQISQTFAKTYEEKAGPIFNLFYGFIKAQGSKNPESDLMAIASLIEGAFLYCVAAPDVFPMEKLEEAVIAASFKIVNNQ, from the coding sequence ATGCCAAGAAGTCCGGAACAATTTGATGATATCAGAAAACAAAAGAAACACCTGATTATGGAAACTGCACTTGGATTATTTGCAGAAAATGGCTATCACGCCACTTCCATAAGCCAGATTGCAGCCAAAGCAAAAATATCGAAAGGCTTAACATACAACTATTTCAAAAGTAAAAAAGAGATTCTCGATGAACTGATGGAGCATGGTTTTAATGAGATTTACGACAACCTTGATATTAACCATGACGGCATACTCACTCAGGAAGAATTTATATACTTTATCCGACAAAATTTTAAACTGCTACGCGAAAACATACAACACTGGAAGTTGTTTTTCTCGCTGTTGCTACAACCGCAAATCTCACAAACTTTTGCCAAAACCTACGAAGAAAAGGCCGGCCCTATTTTCAACCTGTTTTATGGATTTATAAAAGCCCAGGGAAGTAAAAATCCCGAAAGCGACCTGATGGCTATCGCCTCGTTAATAGAAGGTGCATTTTTATATTGTGTTGCCGCCCCCGATGTTTTCCCTATGGAGAAACTGGAAGAGGCCGTAATTGCTGCATCGTTTAAAATCGTTAACAATCAATAA
- a CDS encoding outer membrane lipoprotein-sorting protein, translated as MKHIQLTLTFMLLGLAVFAQDMTAIIKQADEKFRGESSRGEMTMIIERPGWSRTVSMKNWTMGNDYSLIYITAPAKEKGQVFLKRDKEMWNWVPNIERMIKIPPSMMMQSWMGSDFTNDDLVKESQMAKDYSNKLLGEEEVDGYTCYKIELIPHEDAPVVWGKVIMWISKEELHWLKAEFYDEDGYLVNTEILTDVKMMDDREMPTRLEMIPADEEGNKTVMIFDKIEFDVDLKESFFSQQNMKRIR; from the coding sequence ATGAAACACATACAACTTACACTAACTTTTATGCTTCTGGGCCTTGCTGTATTTGCCCAGGATATGACTGCGATTATAAAACAAGCCGACGAAAAATTCAGAGGAGAATCCAGTCGTGGCGAAATGACTATGATAATTGAACGCCCGGGTTGGAGCCGAACCGTATCGATGAAAAACTGGACGATGGGCAACGACTATTCACTTATATATATTACTGCGCCGGCCAAAGAAAAAGGCCAGGTTTTTCTGAAACGCGACAAAGAAATGTGGAACTGGGTGCCCAACATCGAACGGATGATAAAAATTCCGCCATCAATGATGATGCAATCGTGGATGGGATCGGACTTTACCAACGACGACCTGGTTAAAGAATCGCAAATGGCAAAAGACTATTCGAACAAACTACTTGGCGAGGAAGAAGTTGACGGTTATACCTGCTATAAAATTGAATTGATACCACACGAAGATGCGCCTGTAGTTTGGGGAAAAGTAATTATGTGGATTTCGAAAGAAGAACTGCACTGGCTAAAAGCTGAGTTTTATGATGAAGATGGCTACCTGGTAAATACAGAAATTCTCACCGACGTAAAAATGATGGACGACCGCGAAATGCCTACACGCCTTGAAATGATTCCGGCCGATGAAGAAGGCAACAAAACGGTTATGATCTTTGATAAAATTGAGTTCGATGTCGATCTGAAAGAGAGCTTTTTCTCGCAGCAGAATATGAAGAGGATCAGATGA
- a CDS encoding four helix bundle protein — MNTKEKFIEEMKQRTKKFAVDVILFCETLKSSKASSVITYQLIKSATSTGANYRAACRGRSKSEFFSKMCIVVEESDESIYWLEVIEEANLSNDTKELDRLTKEAIEISKIMTKAKDTTYKNINGK, encoded by the coding sequence ATGAATACTAAGGAAAAATTTATTGAAGAGATGAAACAACGAACGAAAAAGTTTGCTGTGGATGTAATTCTTTTCTGCGAAACCCTGAAGAGTTCTAAAGCCAGTTCTGTAATTACCTATCAACTTATTAAATCAGCCACATCCACAGGAGCCAATTACCGGGCAGCTTGCCGGGGACGTTCCAAATCAGAATTCTTTAGCAAAATGTGCATTGTAGTTGAAGAATCAGACGAATCAATTTACTGGCTTGAAGTTATTGAAGAAGCAAACTTATCTAATGATACAAAAGAGCTTGACCGGTTAACAAAAGAGGCTATTGAGATTTCGAAGATCATGACAAAAGCAAAGGATACAACCTACAAAAACATCAATGGTAAATAG